In Penaeus vannamei isolate JL-2024 chromosome 4, ASM4276789v1, whole genome shotgun sequence, a single window of DNA contains:
- the LOC113806273 gene encoding snaclec coagulation factor IX/factor X-binding protein subunit A translates to MKVLLFLIVVAVALGDDVVDEDRGDSEYHFAWLHDGGRTYDWQGANSYCSSLGRGWKGISIETREENDFVTDVIEHHELPWVWTGGQRRGRDFVWPSGARFVGLNWSHTGGKKQPQPDNREQGGENCVAVLNDFYDDGVRWHDIACHHEKSIICERDD, encoded by the exons ATGAAGGTCCTTCTGTTCCTAATTGTGGTGGCTGTGGCCCTGGGAGACGACGTG GTGGACGAGGACCGGGGCGACAGCGAGTACCACTTCGCCTGGCTCCACGACGGCGGCCGGACCTACGACTGGCAGGGCGCCAACAGCTACTGCTCGAGCCTCGGCCGCGGCTGGAAGGGCATCAGCATCGAGACCAGGGAGGAGAACGACTTCGTCACCGATGTGATCGAACACC ACGAGCTGCCGTGGGTCTGGACCGGAGGCCAACGCAGGGGACGCGACTTCGTGTGGCCTTCAGGAGCCCGTTTCGTGGGTCTGAACTGGTCTCACACCGGCGG GAAGAAGCAACCGCAACCGGACAACCGCGAGCAAGGGGGCGAGAACTGCGTGGCCGTCCTCAACGACTTCTACGACGACGGCGTCAGGTGGCACGACATCGCCTGCCACCACGAGAAGTCCATCATCTGCGAGCGCGACGACTGA